The Ovis canadensis isolate MfBH-ARS-UI-01 breed Bighorn chromosome 13, ARS-UI_OviCan_v2, whole genome shotgun sequence genome includes a region encoding these proteins:
- the EIF6 gene encoding eukaryotic translation initiation factor 6, whose amino-acid sequence MAVRASFENNCEIGCFAKLTNSYCLVAIGGSENFYSVFEGELAGTIPVVHASIAGCRIIGRMCVGNRHGLLVPNNTTDQELQHIRNCLPDSVQIRRVEERLSALGNVTTCNDYVALVHPDLDRETEEILADVLKVEVFRQTVADQVLVGSYCVFSNQGGLVHPKTSIEDQDELSSLLQVPLVAGTVNRGSEVIAAGMVVNDWCAFCGLDTTSTELSVVESVFKLNEAQPSTIATSMRDSLIDSLT is encoded by the exons ATGGCGGTCCGTGCGTCGTTCGAGAACAACTGCGAGATCGGCTGCTTTGCCAAACTTACCAACTCCTACTGCCTGGTGGCCATCGGAGGGTCGGAAAACTTCTACAG TGTGTTCGAGGGCGAACTTGCTGGTACCATCCCCGTAGTGCACGCGTCCATCGCCGGCTGCCGCATCATCGGGCGCATGTGTGTGG GGAACAGGCATGGTCTCCTGGTGCCCAACAACACCACTGACCAGGAGCTACAGCACATTCGCAACTGCCTCCCAGACAGCGTGCAGATCCGGCGGGTGGAGGAACGGCTCTCAGCCCTGGGCAATGTCACCACCTGCAACGACTACGTGGCCTTAGTCCACCCAGACCTGGACAGG gaaacagaagaaatcCTGGCTGATGTGCTAAAGGTGGAAGTCTTCAGACAGACAGTGGCTGACCAGGTGCTGGTAGGAAGCTACTGTGTCTTCAGCAACCAGGGAGGGCTGGTACATCCCAAGACTTCAATTGAGGACCAGGATGAGCTGTCTTCTCTCCTTCAGGTCCCCCTTGTG GCAGGCACTGTGAACCGAGGCAGTGAGGTGATCGCTGCTGGGATGGTGGTGAATGACTGGTGTGCCTTCTGTGGCCTGGACACCACCAGCACAGAGCTGTCAGTGGTGGAGAGTGTCTTCAAGCTGAATGAAGCCCAGCCTAGCACCATTGCTACCAGCATGCGGGATTCCCTCATTGACAG